Genomic window (Rathayibacter sp. VKM Ac-2760):
GCCCCGACAACGAGGGGACGATCCGCGCGAGCATGTCCTTCGAGTCGGAGCCGTTCGGGTTCGAGACCCTGCCCAGGGAGGTGCAGCTGGCGATCCTCCGGGAGCGGTTCCGCGGAGCGGGCTGGCAGTCGGAGCGCATCCTCGACGGCTTCGACGCCCGGCCCGACGAGTTCTACACGCAGAGGATGGAGCAGGTCGTGCTGTCGGCCTGGAGCCGGGGGCGCATCGCGCTGCTCGGCGACGCCGCGTGGGGATCGGGTCCGACCGGCATGGGCACGACCCTCTCGCTCGTCGGCGCGCACGTCCTCGCCGGCGAGCTGGCAGCCGACCCGCTGGGCCACGCGCGCGCGTTCGCCCGGTACGAGCGGCTCCTGCGCCGCTACGCCGACAGCGCGCAGGGGCTGCCCCGCGGAGGCGCCCGGCTGCTGCACCCGAGCTCGAGGGCCGGCGTCCGCGCGATGCGCGCCGGGCACCGCCTCGCGGCCGCCGCGCCGGTGCGGCGCTTCTTCTCCTCCACCCTGCTGACCAGCGAGAAGCACGTGCCGCGGCTGGCCGAGTACCCGGTGCTGCGGGGCTGAGGGCTGTGGGGCGGAGGGCTGTGGGGCCGAGGCCGCCGAGCGCCTGCGAGGATCGGCTCATGACATCGCCGCGGACCGAGGTGCTCGAAGCGCTCCGGCAGTACGCCGTCCGCTACCAGGAGTCGGCCCACGAGCTCGCCCGCTGGATGGGGCTGCCCACGGTCGACGGCACGGCCCTCGGCGAGATCGTCTGGGCCGAGCGGGAGCAGGCACCCCTCTCCCCCAGCCGCCTCGCGGCCCGCGTCGGCCTGACCACCGGAGCGACAAACGCCCTCCTCACCCGCCTCGAGAGCCGCGGCCTCGTGGAGCGCTCGCGGGAGAGCAGCGACCGGCGGCTCGTCACCGTCCGTTCCACCGACGCGGCTCAGGAGCGGCTCGAGCCGTTCCTCGCGCGGTCCGCGGCGGAGCTCGCCGGGGTCCTCGACGACTACGACGACGCCGCGCTCGAGCTGATCCGCGGGTTCCTCGGGCGGATGAGCAAGGTCCTGCCGTCGGGCTGACGGCTCAGAGCCCCTTCGGGAAGCCGAGCGGGCGCAGGCCGGGGTCGAGTGCGTCCCACTGGCGGCGGCGCTCGGAGTCGCGGTCGCTGTTACCTGCGCCGTGCCGCGTGAGCGCGGTGGCGGCGTAGGCCGCGGCGTGCGGAGCGTGGTCGGCCATGTGCGCGACGGCCGCCGCCTGCCCGGCCGCCCTCGCGGCGGCGGTCGCCGCGAGTGCCCTGGCCTCGATCGCCGCGCGGGCGGCGGCGGCGTGAGGCGAACGCCGCGGCACGGCAGTCCGTCATCGGGATCTCGCCCCGCTCCCACGACCGGAGCGCGTCGATCGCGCGCCGCGGGCGGGGGTCGGCCGGGTCCCAGCTCTCGAACGCCGGGAGCGCGCGCTCCGCGCAGTCCGCGGCCCAGCGCGCCAGCGCCCGGTGGATCCGCG
Coding sequences:
- a CDS encoding putative immunity protein translates to MPRRSPHAAAARAAIEARALAATAAARAAGQAAAVAHMADHAPHAAAYAATALTRHGAGNSDRDSERRRQWDALDPGLRPLGFPKGL
- a CDS encoding MarR family transcriptional regulator, giving the protein MTSPRTEVLEALRQYAVRYQESAHELARWMGLPTVDGTALGEIVWAEREQAPLSPSRLAARVGLTTGATNALLTRLESRGLVERSRESSDRRLVTVRSTDAAQERLEPFLARSAAELAGVLDDYDDAALELIRGFLGRMSKVLPSG